Genomic DNA from Nitrospirota bacterium:
TTAGCCGTCATCCCATGCACCCTAACATAAATCGCCAACTCCACTGAGCAGCCACGACTGAGGGCCAATTTTCGGCTCACACATTGCCTGAGCCCAAGCCGGGACTTCACAGCTCTGTGATTCGCTTCGCCAGATCGATCAGCATTCCTTCTCGCAACCCTAGATCACTAACGAGCACCTCCGACATCCCTAGCGTCTCCATGATCGTTCGGATGATGATGGCTCCAGCGGCGATGACTTCTTCTCGGCCTTTTTCTAGGCCTGGTAGACCGATACGGTCTGATTTCTTGCGGCTCAAGAGCGTCTGTTCGAGTTCTTGAATGGTGTCGAGCTGCAGTCTGTAGTTATGGATTCTGGCTGGTTCGTAGGTGGGAAGTTTCTGAGCCATGGCGGCTAAGCTGGTGATCGTTCCAGCCGTGCCGACGAAGGTGGCCGTTCGATAGCCATCCATGCCGATGACTGCTGCTTTCGTTTCGCTTGCGACCCACTCGCGCGCCTGGCGCAGCTCCTCCTCGGTCGGCGGATCATGACGTAAGAGCCTCTCACAGAGACGGACGACGCCGATATCGATCGAACGCACGACCGGATTCTGGCCTGGCCGATCCAGGATAAACTCGGTGCTACCGCCGCCGATGTCGAGGGCCAGCACATCGGTCACACCAGGGGGCAAGCCTGAGCTGATACCCAGCAGCGTCCGTCTGGCTTCCTCGTCACCTGAAATCAGCTCGACCTCAAAGCCTGTCTCGCGCTTTACCCTATCAAGAAACTCGTCACGATTAGCTGCATCACGGACGGCGCTCGTCGCCACGACCGCTGTGGCATCGACATGAGCTGCGTCGATCAGCTCCCGCCATTCCCTCAAGCACTGGACTACCCGATCCATCGCTGACAGGCTCAGTCGTTTGGTCTGATCGACGCCCTCGCCCAGCCGCAGAATTCGTCGCTCCGATCGGACTTCTAGCAGACGCCCGCCTGGAGGGAGATCTGCAATCAGCAGACGACAAGTAAGTGTGCCGATGTCCACACCGGCAAGACGCATCGTGTGTGGCGAATCCGTCATAGGTCGATCCGAACCTCTGTCATCTCCGATTCGAGTTTCGCCCGCTCCTCTTTCAGCTCTTGAATCTCTTTGACGAGCCGGCCGATTTCCGCGTCGTACAGGACCCGTTCAACCGGTTCGCCTCCTTCGCGCAGATTCACCGCTCGCTCACCGACATCCCGATGGAGTTCTGCTAATTTCTGATCGAGCTTGCGTATTTCGAGCCGGATACGCAGTAACTCCGTTTCTTCCAACGCGCGGTTCGCCACCTGCGCCGTGCCCAGACGCAACGTCGCGACCCCCGCCTTCAAATCATGCTTCAATCGCTGCAGTAAGCCCATAACAACTCCAGGCTAGGGGCGAGGGGCAAAGGGCAATAGGCTGGAGGGGAATCGCTTCTATCCCCCTCGCCACTAGCCCCGCGCCTCTCGCCTTAAAGGTTAACTCACCGATCCCAAATCCAACTTCGCTTCCCATCGCCGCAGCATGGTCTCTCGCAAGGCACGATGCGTCACAGCCTTAAGCTGTGGGTCCTGCTTTAACAGGGCAAACGCTTCCTGCCGCGCCTGCTGGAGCAGCTCGACATCCCGCACCAGGTTCGCGGCGCGAAACTCCGGCATGCCCCATTGCCTAAGTCCAAAGAACTCACCTGGCCCACGAATACGGAGATCTTCTTCGGCGATCACAAATCCATCGGTCGATCGCACGAGCGCGTCCAACCGCTCCTTGGCCACTGACGGCGGTTCGCCTGCTTCCTTGGGCTTCTTGGATCGAAAGAGCACCCCGCCCGAAGCCATCAACAGACAATAAGATTGATGTGCGCTTCGTCCGACTCGTCCGCGCAATTGGTGCAACTGTGCCAGCCCGAACCGCTCGGCATGTTCGATCATCATCACCGTGGCATTGGGCACATCGACTCCGACCTCCACCACCGTCGTCGCGACCAGGACCTGGATCTCCCCCTTCTTATACGAGGCCATGACCCGTTCCTTCTCGTCCGACTTCATTCGACCATGCAACAACCCGACGCGAAACCCGGCGAACTCATTCGCTTGTAACTGCGCAGCCCCTTGCATGGCCGCCTGCAGGTCGGTCTTTTCCGATTCTTCGACGAGCGGATACACGACATAGGCCTGACGGCCGCTTCGTAATTCGTCGCGCAGAATCTGATAGGCCCTTCCTCGTTGGCTGTCGCTCAACAGGAACGTCCGCACCGGCTTTCGCCCTGGCGGCATCTGGTCGATCACCGAGACATCGAGGTCTCCATAGACCGTCATGGCCAGCGTACGTGGTATCGGCGTCGCGGTCAGCACCAGCACATCGGGCTTATAGCCCTTTTCCATGAGCGTCTTCCGTTGGAGCACACCGAATCGATGTTGTTCATCCACGACGACCAATCCCAGCTTCGCGAACGTGACGCCTTGCTGAATGACCGCATGGGTCCCGATCACGACCTGCGCGGTTCCGGAGGCCACCTGTTCACGCACGACTTTACGCGCCGCCGCACGGCCACCCCCGCTTACGAGCACCACAGAGAGTCCGAGGGGTTCCAGGAATCCCTTCATCGTTCGATAATGTTGTTCGGCGAGAATTTCCGTCGGGGCCATCAAGGCCGCCTGATAGCCAGACCCGCAAGCCAGCACCATCGCCTGCACCGCCACGATGGTTTTGCCGGACCCGACATCCCCCTGCACCAGGCGGTTCATCGGTTTGCTCGACGTCATGTCAGACAGGATCTCGCGATTCACCCGCTCTTGCGCCGCAGTCAACTGAAAGGGCAGCGCCCGATCCAGCTTCCCGAGGAGCGGAGTTTTCGAATTGAATGAAACCTGCTTGACCTCTTCCTTCATAACTTGTTTCCGCGAGGCCAAGGCGAGTTGGAGCACAAACAGTTCTTCAAACGCGAGACGTCGATGCGCCGGCGTGAGACCTCGATCGAGCTGTCCCCCATCTGTCCCTGGCTGAGGGAAATGCACATCCTGGATGGCTTGCTGAATGGGCGGCAATCGGTAGCGGGCACGCAGCGAGATCGGCAGCACCTCTTGCGCCTCGGCGATATGGGCATCCAACAGACTTTTCATGAGGACCCGCATCTGCCGGGAGGTCCAGCCCTTGGTTTCGTGGTAGACGGGAACGATTCGCCCCATATGCAGCGGCGCTTCGGATTCCGCGCCCACCACTTCGTATTGCGCGACCTCCATTTTCATCGCCACAAACCCCTGCGCCCCGGCTATCACCCGCCCAGTCAGCATGATACTCGTCCCAACGGTAAAGACCGGTTCGAGAAACGGCTGATTGAAGAACACCGCCTGGAGACGCCCGGTGGCATCCTCCACCACAATATCGAGGATGGAGAGGCGGCGACTGCGGGCCTTCTTCGCCTCGCTTCGGATGATCGTGCCGCAGATCGAGGCCTCCGCCCCTGGCACCAGTTGTCCGATCGGGGTCATGACCGAGCGATCTTCATACCGCCACGGTAATGTCCAGAAGGCATCCTCAATCGTGTCGATCCTGAATCGTTGCAGCAATGCGGTGCGCTTCGGGCCGACGCCCTTCACAAAACGGATAGGCTGTTCCCACCATGGTCGGGAGGGAATGTCATTCATCGCAGGCTCACGCATCGCAATGGGATCCGGTTCGCCCCATGCTCTGGTTGGATCGCAGGCTGCCTTGCGCAACGTCCCGAGGAGGACCATGGCTTCCTGCAACCGGCGCTGCTGCTCCTCCGCCGGGAACCGCTCCTGGTCATCTTGAAACAACCCCCGGAGCTGAAGCAACGAGGCTTCCGTCGCACGAGGATAGACGTGATCGGAGAGGGCCTGCATGACCTGTGAAGAGACAAAATGATTCAGGTTCTTGACGGTGGGGAGATGTGCAAAGGCATCGCGAGACGCGAACTCGATCGGACGCGCGACTCGGTCCAGCCATTGCTGAAACTGTTCAGGGGTTGTGGGCTCGGAAGAGCGCCGTATCACAATGGCGGATCGTAACACAGCCTCATCCCCGCCTCAACGAGCAGAACAACCCACAGGTCGTTCAGCCTGCCCCCTGTCTCCCGCGCAATTTGGCGACATTTCTTTGCCTCCCTTCACTAGGGTGCTACATTGGAGGTCATCCACAGAGGTCTTCATGTACCGTCGTAATATCGGTCACATTTTGTATCCCATCGCCTGCCTTCTGGGACTGTTCATCGTCTATCAAGCCTGGTTCAAACCGACCTACCTCATGACGCCGCCACCCAGCCAGCCTGAGACTGTCGTGGAACGGACCACGGAGGCGCCGCCAGAACCGCACTACACAGGTCCCGCCGAACCGGAACAAAAACAGACCCGTCTGATCGATCCCTCGGTGGTCCCGGACACGACACATCATGAACTCTTAGAAACGATTCGCGACGAAATCGAAAGAGGAAACATCAAGTCTGCGGAAACCAAACTCGCCGAGCTGCCTCCGGCTGTCTTATCAGGAGAGAAGACCCGCCCCTACGTGGCCGTGCTCTGGAACAATCTCGGCATTCAACTTGAAAAGGCCGGCGGGACCTCCGCCTCGGTCTATGCATTCAGAAGGGCCTCGACGTTGGACGATAAAAACCCGACCGTGCATCTCAACCTCGCCCATGCCTTCTGGGAGCTGCGCGATCCGGCCATGACGCAGAGCTTTCTGGAAAAGCTGGTGGCCCTGGCTCCGAACGAGGCCTTCCCTCATCTGGCCTTAGCCGAACTCTTTCAGGAACGGGACCGACTCGGTGAGGCCGCCCGCCACCTCGACCAGGCTACCGCCCGCGCAGGCAAAGATCCCGCCGTCCAATCCTATCTGAAAACCGTCACGGCCAAAGTCCGCCGAACCGAAAAGAGCGATGCGCGGCTCACCAGCCGGGACAGCACCCACTTTACCGTCAAATTCGACGGGGAAGCCGATCAGGCAACCTGGGTCGCCGTGCTGGAAATCCTGGAAGAGGCCTATCGAGAGATCGGACAACGATTCGGACATTTCCCGTCAAAGCCCATCGTCGTCGTCCTGCATGCTCACGGCACATTCCAATCGGAAACCGGCAGTCCGGCCTGGGCCGATGGACTCTTCGACCCTGTGCTCGGGCGCATCCAAATTCCTACGCAGAACGCCTTGGTAGACCGTGCCTGGCTCAAGCGGGTGCTGCGGCACGAGTTCGTCCATGCGCTGCTGCACGACCAACAAGGCCCAGCCAGCAGCGCCTTCCCGACCTGGCTCAATGAGGGGTTAGCGATGGATTTGTCCGAGGATCGCTGGTCGGATCTCGACCGGATGATGAAGCAGGACCATGAGTTGCTTCCTCTGCCTTCCCTAGAAGGGGCATGGGGAGCATTACCCGCTGAAACCGTCGCCCTCGCGTACCTGGAAGCCAACTCGGCCGTCCGTTATCTCATCGATCGCTTCGGCATGCACCAAGTACATGGCCTGCTCTCACATCTCAAAGCCGGGCAGGCGCTCTCTGCCGCGATGCAATCGCAGTTATCGCTGTCGTATGAGCAATTCCAGTCTCGGTGGCTTGATCAGTTACAGGTGCAGGTGAAAAAGAGCTAGCAGAAAAACGCTGTACGGTGCGCGATGCGCGATGAAGAAAAAATTATTGTCGCTTCAGAATGTGGCTCCCGGTAGGTTACACCCTCTCCTTCCTCTCTAAATCGCTTCCTCGATCACGTCCTTGGGCACTGCACTATGCCAGGCAGGCAGAGTCTCGGCAGCATCATCCTGCCTCACTGCGACTTCAGTCTCCTCCTCGCCCGGCTCGATCGTATCTTCCCACAACAGCTTCCGGCTTCCATCATCGAACATCCTGATGCGAAACTCGATCTGTTGAGCAGGAACCGAGAACCCTTCTGTCTGACCGACGACCGCCCTGCCGATACGTTCTGCGCGAGCGAGCGCTCCCGAACCCGCTGAAAAATGATCGGTCCATACCAATTGTCCGCTTGCTGAATCGACCGCACGAAGGAAAAACTGGGGTTGCCCATCGATCGCGCCACGGCTTCGGATCTGAGTCACCAGCGCCTGCGGCGCAAGATGGGCCACGACCCGGTGCGTGAAATCCGACTCGTGATTGCTGACGTTGAGATTGAGGAGACCTTCCCAGAGAAACTTCCCCGTGGCCGCGTCATAGACACGAAGCGAGAAGGTTGATAGACCGTCTACACCCGGGCCGACTCCTCCCGCAAAAATCCGCTCACGCGGTTGACCGGCCGCTGACGTGGCATCCTCTCGCACGTTCAGTTCGTACGTGTCCTCGGTCAATACCGTACCAGTCTCAGCATCGTACGTTTTGACGGTAATCGAGGAGGCCTCGGCATTCTCATAGCCAACCCCAGCCGCCACGATTTTTCTCACTTTCGCAGGAACGAGAGACGGCAGCTCTGCGGACCAGGAAGTGAGTGGAACGCCGGAACTGAAACTGGCCCCGACGACCAATGCGACGTACAAGGCCTTCCTCCTCCGCCCACCGGTCTGCCGCTCCTGATAGACCGGGGCTAACTCACGCCGGATCGGCCTGAACCATTCGCTCATTTCCTGTATCGTCTGAGATAGCCACTGCATCATCGTCATGTGCTGGTCCCCCTTGCTTGTGCTGGAGTCTCGCATTGACGGCCTTCGGGGTAAATTCCCCACTGTGGGAGGAACCCCCTCCGAAAGGGGGGAGACGGACAGGCTCACCGCGTTGGATAGGGGGAACATGCGAGGAGGAATATGCCGGTGATACGGGGGTTCTTTAGCCGATTAACGAGGTTTACCTGTGCCCTTGGCCAGAGGTACCTTACCAAAGACCGCGTACCGGCATCGGGCCACACACCAATACAACAGATAGCCGATGGGCTTGACCAACGGAATACTGAAGAGACCTGACAATAGGCGGCCTCCCTTGAGGCCCGACAGGAGGGCCAGAAAGGCATCGAGCCCACTGGCAATCTCCCCATCAGAACGAATCAGAAAAGCGACGTCTGGGCGCCCAGGCCGATAGCCGACACCCAATGCCTGCTTAGCCTCTTCGCTCTGATACGGAACCATCCTGATCGGAGTAGCATCCACCTGCGTCTCCAGCCGTTCGAGCCCCTTCTTGGCAGTGACACAGAGGCGGCATTCGCCGTCGTAGATCAGCAGACAGACTTGCGGCGCGTTATCAGATGGATCTGCCATCGTCTATCCCCACGGTCGCTCATCAGCGGTTCAGCGTGAAATCATGCCAATCGCCCCAGCAAGTGGCGCGAGGCTAGTGGCGAGCCGGAGGCGTCATGCTTTCGACGTAACGGCTTCGCCCCTAGCCTCTGGCCCCTTACCTCTCGCCAGAATGACGGAGTCCTGTTGCTGTACGGAGTAGACCACAGGTATCATCTCTTTATGCGCCATACCTGGACGATCATCGGTCTACTCGCGGTGCTCTGCCTCATTGGAGCCCAGACCACCCAGCTCACACCCGCTGCGACTCCGGCTGGCCGAATCGCATGGATGCTCTACCTGGTCGTCTGTCCTCTCACCCTCGCGGGACTCGTCTGGATTGGATGGACCTGGACCGCCATGGCCTGCGTCATCTATGGAACGGTGGGATTGGCCTTGGATCTTGCGACAGTCACGAGCATCCTGGGAGGACAGGCCGAAATTGGCACCCTGCTGTTCTTCAGCGTGATGAGCGGCGGCGCAAACTTGTCGCTGATTGTGTTCGGCGGACGCGCCTTTTTACAGGCATTCCAGGAGACCGAGCTTCCAGGATCCCATCCTCCCAGTCCTCCGTCCCCTTCTTCATC
This window encodes:
- a CDS encoding Ppx/GppA phosphatase family protein codes for the protein MTDSPHTMRLAGVDIGTLTCRLLIADLPPGGRLLEVRSERRILRLGEGVDQTKRLSLSAMDRVVQCLREWRELIDAAHVDATAVVATSAVRDAANRDEFLDRVKRETGFEVELISGDEEARRTLLGISSGLPPGVTDVLALDIGGGSTEFILDRPGQNPVVRSIDIGVVRLCERLLRHDPPTEEELRQAREWVASETKAAVIGMDGYRTATFVGTAGTITSLAAMAQKLPTYEPARIHNYRLQLDTIQELEQTLLSRKKSDRIGLPGLEKGREEVIAAGAIIIRTIMETLGMSEVLVSDLGLREGMLIDLAKRITEL
- the recG gene encoding ATP-dependent DNA helicase RecG, with amino-acid sequence MLRSAIVIRRSSEPTTPEQFQQWLDRVARPIEFASRDAFAHLPTVKNLNHFVSSQVMQALSDHVYPRATEASLLQLRGLFQDDQERFPAEEQQRRLQEAMVLLGTLRKAACDPTRAWGEPDPIAMREPAMNDIPSRPWWEQPIRFVKGVGPKRTALLQRFRIDTIEDAFWTLPWRYEDRSVMTPIGQLVPGAEASICGTIIRSEAKKARSRRLSILDIVVEDATGRLQAVFFNQPFLEPVFTVGTSIMLTGRVIAGAQGFVAMKMEVAQYEVVGAESEAPLHMGRIVPVYHETKGWTSRQMRVLMKSLLDAHIAEAQEVLPISLRARYRLPPIQQAIQDVHFPQPGTDGGQLDRGLTPAHRRLAFEELFVLQLALASRKQVMKEEVKQVSFNSKTPLLGKLDRALPFQLTAAQERVNREILSDMTSSKPMNRLVQGDVGSGKTIVAVQAMVLACGSGYQAALMAPTEILAEQHYRTMKGFLEPLGLSVVLVSGGGRAAARKVVREQVASGTAQVVIGTHAVIQQGVTFAKLGLVVVDEQHRFGVLQRKTLMEKGYKPDVLVLTATPIPRTLAMTVYGDLDVSVIDQMPPGRKPVRTFLLSDSQRGRAYQILRDELRSGRQAYVVYPLVEESEKTDLQAAMQGAAQLQANEFAGFRVGLLHGRMKSDEKERVMASYKKGEIQVLVATTVVEVGVDVPNATVMMIEHAERFGLAQLHQLRGRVGRSAHQSYCLLMASGGVLFRSKKPKEAGEPPSVAKERLDALVRSTDGFVIAEEDLRIRGPGEFFGLRQWGMPEFRAANLVRDVELLQQARQEAFALLKQDPQLKAVTHRALRETMLRRWEAKLDLGSVS
- a CDS encoding peptidase MA family metallohydrolase; its protein translation is MYRRNIGHILYPIACLLGLFIVYQAWFKPTYLMTPPPSQPETVVERTTEAPPEPHYTGPAEPEQKQTRLIDPSVVPDTTHHELLETIRDEIERGNIKSAETKLAELPPAVLSGEKTRPYVAVLWNNLGIQLEKAGGTSASVYAFRRASTLDDKNPTVHLNLAHAFWELRDPAMTQSFLEKLVALAPNEAFPHLALAELFQERDRLGEAARHLDQATARAGKDPAVQSYLKTVTAKVRRTEKSDARLTSRDSTHFTVKFDGEADQATWVAVLEILEEAYREIGQRFGHFPSKPIVVVLHAHGTFQSETGSPAWADGLFDPVLGRIQIPTQNALVDRAWLKRVLRHEFVHALLHDQQGPASSAFPTWLNEGLAMDLSEDRWSDLDRMMKQDHELLPLPSLEGAWGALPAETVALAYLEANSAVRYLIDRFGMHQVHGLLSHLKAGQALSAAMQSQLSLSYEQFQSRWLDQLQVQVKKS
- a CDS encoding DUF393 domain-containing protein, with translation MADPSDNAPQVCLLIYDGECRLCVTAKKGLERLETQVDATPIRMVPYQSEEAKQALGVGYRPGRPDVAFLIRSDGEIASGLDAFLALLSGLKGGRLLSGLFSIPLVKPIGYLLYWCVARCRYAVFGKVPLAKGTGKPR